Below is a genomic region from Candidatus Schneideria nysicola.
AACTACATACAATATTATTACAAATAGCAGATATATCACTATTACTTTAATAATGTTTAATTTTTTACTATTCTAATAGTAGAATATTGTTTGTATTGATTAATACGGCGAATTGATATTTTTATTTATTTTTTAACATCTTATAATTTAGCATATATAAATATTATTATAAAGCTACAGTAAATGTATTTTAACAAAACTTTTATAAGTTTAAAAAGAATATGCTCTATTGAGAGATATTTTAATAGGAGGGTTTTTCTTCATGGCAGTACCAAAAAAAAAATCGAGTCGATCAAAACGTGGAATGCGTAGATCTCATGATATTCTTACTATCCCTACTTTATCTATAGATAAAATTTCCGGTTTAGTTCATCGCCGCCATCATCTTACAAAAGATGGGTTTTATAGAGGTCATAAAATTAATATTAAATAAATCATTACGGACGGACAATAATATATTGAGAATATTATCTCTTTCATTAGATGCAATGGGGGGGGATTTTGGTCCTGCTGTAACCGTCCCCGCCGCATTACAAGCATTAA
It encodes:
- the rpmF gene encoding 50S ribosomal protein L32 — its product is MAVPKKKSSRSKRGMRRSHDILTIPTLSIDKISGLVHRRHHLTKDGFYRGHKINIK